Genomic window (Streptomyces sp. NBC_00078):
GTGACCGTAGGCTTCGGCTTCCTGATCGCCCTCGACGAGCCCCCGCTGGACCTGCGTCAGTCCTGGATCCTGGTGCCGCTCGCGCAGGCGCTGGTGGGCGTCCCCTTCGTCGTACGGACCATGCTGCCCGTGCTGCGGGCCGTGGACGGGCGGCTGCGGGAGGCCGCGGCGGTGCTCGGGGCGTCGCCCTGGCGGGTGTGGCGAGAGGTCGATCTGCCGATGGTGCGGCGGGCGCTGCTGGTCGCGGCCGGGTTCGCGTTCGCGGTGTCGCTGGGGGAGTTCGGGGCGACGGTGTTCATCGCGCGGCCCGACCACCCGACGCTGCCGGTCGCCGTGGCGCGACTGCTCGGCCGGCCCGGCGATCTCAACTACGGCCAGGCGATGGCCCTTTCGACGATTCTGATGGTGGTGTGCGCGGTGGCGCTGCTGGTGCTCGAGCGGCTCCGTACCGACCGGACCGGGGAGTTCTAGATGCTGCTGAGCCTGGAAGACGTGACCGTGCGGTTCGGCGGGCGGGCTGTGCTCGACGCCGTCGGCCTCGATGTCGCGGAGCACGAGATCGTGTGCGTGCTCGGGCCCAGCGGCAGTGGCAAGTCGACGCTGCTGCGGGCGGTGGCCGGGCTGCAACTCCTGGGTGGCGGGCGGGTGCTGCTCGACGGGCGGGACCAGTCTGACGTGCCCGCGCACAAGCGTGGGGTGGGTCTCATGTTCCAGGACCATCAGCTGTTCCCGCAGCGGGACGTGGGCGGGAACGTCGCCTTCGGGCTGCGGATGCACGGGGCGTCACGTCCTCAACAGGGTGAGCGCGTACGGGAGTTGCTGGAACTCGTCGGCCTTCCGGGTGCCGCCCGCCGGGCCGTCGCCTCGCTCTCAGGCGGTGAACAGCAGCGTGTCGCGCTGGCCCGTGCGCTCGCGCCCCGCCCGCGGCTGCTGATGCTGGACGAGCCGCTCGGCCAGCTCGACCGCTCGCTGCGGGAGCGGCTGGTCGTCGAACTCAGGGAACTCTTCGGCCGGTTGGGCACCACGGTCCTCGCCGTGACACATGACCAGGGCGAGGCCTTCGCGCTCGCCGACCGGGTCGTGGTGATGCGGGACGGGCGGATCGCCCAGTCCGGTACGCCACTTGAGGTGTGGCAGCGACCGGCGGACGAGTTCGTGGCCCGGTTCCT
Coding sequences:
- a CDS encoding ABC transporter ATP-binding protein, yielding MLLSLEDVTVRFGGRAVLDAVGLDVAEHEIVCVLGPSGSGKSTLLRAVAGLQLLGGGRVLLDGRDQSDVPAHKRGVGLMFQDHQLFPQRDVGGNVAFGLRMHGASRPQQGERVRELLELVGLPGAARRAVASLSGGEQQRVALARALAPRPRLLMLDEPLGQLDRSLRERLVVELRELFGRLGTTVLAVTHDQGEAFALADRVVVMRDGRIAQSGTPLEVWQRPADEFVARFLGFDNVVEGTVSGAAADTPWGKLPVTEDAPQGTRTLLVRPAGVRLVPADEGLRCTVAARTFKGTHVAVQLQPEDAPRLEAAVALREAPEVGEAVGVEFDAAEIVVLG